A region from the Saccharomonospora azurea NA-128 genome encodes:
- the eda gene encoding bifunctional 4-hydroxy-2-oxoglutarate aldolase/2-dehydro-3-deoxy-phosphogluconate aldolase gives MNADDLLALSPVLPVVVLHDADQAVPTARALLAGGVRVIELTLRTDAALDAIRRVASEVPDVVVGAGTVVTPDQARAAKDAGAAFLVTPGTTDTLLSAAVDTGLPVLPGASTVSEAMRLAEHGFDRLKFFPAEASGGAAALSAIGGPLPQLRFCPTGGITPAGAPRYLALPNVACVGGSWLTPKDALAARDYARIETLAKEASTLGSEATTAT, from the coding sequence ATGAACGCCGATGACCTGCTCGCCCTGTCCCCCGTGCTGCCCGTCGTGGTCCTGCACGATGCCGACCAGGCCGTCCCCACCGCGCGAGCCCTGCTCGCCGGTGGAGTGCGCGTGATCGAGCTGACGCTGCGCACCGACGCGGCGCTGGACGCCATCCGGCGCGTCGCCTCCGAGGTTCCGGACGTGGTGGTGGGAGCGGGCACCGTGGTCACTCCGGACCAGGCACGGGCGGCGAAGGACGCGGGTGCGGCGTTCCTCGTGACCCCCGGCACCACCGACACGCTGCTCAGCGCCGCCGTCGACACCGGCCTGCCGGTGCTGCCCGGCGCCTCCACCGTGTCCGAAGCCATGCGGTTGGCCGAACACGGCTTCGATCGACTGAAGTTCTTCCCCGCCGAAGCCAGTGGTGGGGCCGCCGCGTTGTCCGCCATCGGAGGCCCGCTGCCGCAATTGCGCTTCTGCCCCACCGGAGGCATCACCCCGGCCGGCGCCCCGCGCTACCTGGCTCTTCCGAACGTGGCCTGTGTCGGAGGATCCTGGTTGACGCCGAAGGACGCTCTCGCGGCGCGGGACTACGCGCGCATTGAGACACTGGCCAAGGAGGCCTCCACGCTCGGGTCGGAGGCCACGACGGCGACGTAG
- a CDS encoding lipase maturation factor family protein: MSWGWFTADEYWLSRLVFQKMLAALYLVAFVCAVNQFRALLGERGLLPIPRFLERVDFRRAPSLFHLHYSDRFFAVLAGSGAVVSAALLGGVADLLPVWGCLLLWAVPWVLYLSIVNVGQTWYAFGWESLLLETGFLAIFLGPAHTSVPTLVLWLLLWLLFRLEFGAGLIKMRGDRCWRDLTCLYFHHETQPMPGPLSWHFHHLPRWMHRVEALANHGAQLVVPFVLFAPQPAAGVAAGIVIVTQGWLMISGNFSWLNALTITLAVSAVSGTAVGVSAPDDLTAPPLWYGTLIIAVTAGIAVLSYWPVRNLLGRGQVMNYSFNQFHLVNTYGAFGSVTRDRYEVIVEGTDADALSADTVWREYEFKGKPGNPYRRPPQVAPYHLRLDWQLWFLSLSPRYGGRWLPVFVRKLLDGDPDVRRLLRHDPFDGRPPTFLRARLFHYRFTTPAEKAETRAWWVREPVGTVVRTCRLGTDGTPVVV; the protein is encoded by the coding sequence ATGTCGTGGGGCTGGTTCACCGCCGACGAGTACTGGCTCTCGCGGCTGGTCTTCCAGAAGATGCTGGCCGCGCTGTATCTGGTCGCGTTCGTCTGCGCGGTGAACCAGTTCCGCGCCCTGCTCGGTGAGCGGGGACTGCTCCCCATCCCGCGATTCCTGGAGCGCGTCGACTTCCGGCGCGCGCCGAGTCTGTTCCACCTGCACTACTCCGACCGGTTCTTCGCCGTGCTGGCCGGGTCCGGTGCCGTCGTGTCGGCCGCGTTGCTGGGCGGCGTCGCCGATCTTCTCCCGGTGTGGGGCTGCCTGCTGCTGTGGGCGGTGCCGTGGGTGCTGTACCTGTCGATCGTCAACGTCGGTCAGACCTGGTACGCGTTCGGCTGGGAGTCGTTGCTGCTCGAAACCGGCTTCCTGGCGATCTTTCTGGGCCCCGCGCACACGAGCGTGCCGACGCTCGTGCTGTGGCTCCTGCTCTGGTTGCTGTTCCGCCTGGAGTTCGGTGCAGGGCTGATCAAGATGCGGGGCGACCGCTGTTGGCGCGATCTGACCTGCCTGTACTTCCACCACGAGACCCAACCCATGCCGGGGCCGTTGAGCTGGCACTTCCACCACCTGCCGCGCTGGATGCACCGAGTCGAGGCCCTGGCCAACCACGGCGCCCAGCTGGTGGTGCCGTTCGTCCTCTTCGCTCCCCAACCCGCGGCCGGAGTGGCGGCGGGCATCGTGATCGTCACCCAGGGCTGGTTGATGATCAGCGGCAACTTCTCGTGGTTGAACGCCCTCACCATCACGTTGGCCGTCTCCGCGGTCAGCGGCACGGCTGTGGGTGTGTCGGCGCCGGACGATCTCACCGCGCCACCGCTCTGGTACGGCACCCTGATCATCGCCGTGACGGCCGGGATCGCGGTCCTGAGCTACTGGCCGGTGCGGAACCTGCTCGGGCGCGGGCAGGTGATGAACTACAGCTTCAACCAGTTCCACCTCGTCAACACCTACGGCGCGTTCGGCAGCGTCACCCGCGACCGGTACGAAGTGATCGTCGAAGGCACCGACGCGGACGCCCTCAGTGCCGACACCGTGTGGCGCGAGTACGAGTTCAAGGGCAAGCCGGGAAATCCGTACCGGCGCCCGCCACAGGTGGCGCCGTATCACCTGCGGCTCGACTGGCAGCTGTGGTTCCTGTCGCTGTCACCTCGTTACGGAGGTCGATGGCTGCCCGTGTTCGTCCGGAAGCTCCTCGACGGCGACCCGGACGTGCGTCGCCTGCTACGCCACGACCCCTTCGACGGCCGCCCTCCGACATTCCTGCGCGCACGCCTGTTCCACTACCGGTTCACCACGCCCGCCGAGAAGGCCGAGACACGTGCGTGGTGGGTCAGGGAGCCCGTGGGCACGGTCGTCCGCACCTGTCGCCTCGGCACCGACGGCACTCCTGTGGTCGTGTGA
- a CDS encoding regulatory protein RecX has translation MTRELPPDEAWRKAKEVCFDLLAARPRTKDELRQALRRKGFADDIGEKLLGKLDDAGLVDDAAFAEMWVRSRHTYRGLARRALVAELRRKGVDPEIAAEAAGEIDAEAEEQRARELVRKKLRTMGDVDEQKATRRLIGMLARKGYPQGLSYRVVRDELRDAGAESTLLDDVDT, from the coding sequence TTGACGCGCGAACTGCCGCCTGACGAGGCGTGGCGCAAGGCCAAGGAGGTGTGTTTCGACCTCCTGGCCGCGCGTCCGCGGACCAAGGACGAGTTGCGTCAGGCTCTGCGTCGGAAGGGCTTCGCCGACGACATCGGTGAGAAGCTTCTCGGCAAGCTCGACGACGCGGGGTTGGTCGACGACGCCGCGTTCGCGGAGATGTGGGTGCGATCCCGGCACACCTACCGGGGTCTCGCTCGCCGGGCGTTGGTGGCCGAGCTGCGCCGCAAGGGCGTCGACCCGGAGATCGCGGCCGAGGCGGCGGGGGAGATCGACGCCGAGGCCGAGGAGCAACGCGCTCGGGAACTGGTGCGGAAGAAACTCCGGACGATGGGCGACGTCGACGAGCAGAAGGCGACCCGCCGCCTGATCGGCATGCTGGCGCGCAAGGGCTATCCCCAGGGCCTGTCCTACCGTGTCGTCCGCGACGAGCTCCGCGACGCGGGAGCGGAATCGACCCTGCTCGACGACGTCGACACCTGA